tgggaccaagtagttaggagtcttttattttgctttcaatgatgtaataaggccgatggccactagtgacattttattttctgttatttagcgtcgttttggattcgtcttatttttatcaataaaatgagacatttagcattataagttctccaagttaatttgtcgctaggcctacctcaggcacaacgaggcacccaaattaggacgcgatttatattcttgcatgatgtgtttaaatattgcaacattttcttctcataacccgcactaacttgttacctttttttttattcccctccccaaaggttagttcgtgcattctggcaccatcatcatacagtacgagatccaagggccctccacctcctcctcctccgagtcttatccagaacaagaacaaaggtagaataggagattcaagcgccagaaaggaaattgaaagaattgagattcctcagggtaccctggttgctaaggaaactgctgcccaacttgagcagaaactgttgaagttccaagaagaactggatcaagttcggaacttggcaaatttatcattcactctcaccgctcctgatgtcaactttccaaatgctcaaaattccgcacctccacagaacaccccataaccacagatgcaacccactcatgctccACACTACAACACCtgccacactccactactcattcctgaaccactgaacaccataaacgaccacccccacaatactcccatctacgtagataccataccccactacactcaaccaatctcaagtacACCTGAGTCtaatgacaaggactctcttatcagaaacttggcagcagaactcaagaagttgaccaaccgagtccagggcatggaaggaaacaaaggcatagaggggctgaattatgaggacctctgcatttagccagatgttgaacttccggagggatacaaacctctcaagtttgaaatgttagatggcacgggagatcctagagtccatttgaggataTATTGTGATAAGTTGGTCGAAGtaggaaggaatgagaaaattcgtatgaaactcttcatgagaagcctgaagggggatgctttatcctggtacatcagtcaggaccctAAGAAATGGAAAaactgggtaggtatggcatcgaatttcatggataggttccgattcaatacagagaatgcaccggatgtattctacatccagaatctgaagaagaagcctaccgagacattccgcgagtatgctactcgttggagatcagaggctgctaaggtcaggccggccttagaagaggaacaggtgaacagattcttcgtccggactcaggacccacaatattatgagaggttgatgctgatcgagggccagaaattctctgatatcatcaagctaggagaaagaattgaggaaggcattaagaatggtatggttactaatcttgaagcattgcaggccaccaacaaggctttgcagtctggtggcacgtccaagaagaaggatgtcaatgtcgtgatggtcgcacagggagccaaatcaccactaaaataccacacttacccgtcacctccacttacatatcagcctatcccgaattaccaagcacccgcaccctcttaccaaaatccaccacccgtttaccaatcatctccacctcccacatatcaacccacttcacctagatactctcaacctgcacctgtttaccaagcttataatggccaaccctctcactaccaatcacctcccactcgccaaaatttccctagacccagaccaaattttgaccgcagacctcccagacaatatacaaccatcgctgagccaattgaccagctgtatgagaaacttaaagctgctggttacgtctcccctatccctgccataactccagaaaatccttcccaataggtcaaccctaataagacctgtgcgtaccactccgaCATGAAAGGTCACACCGTTGACGAATGCCGCtcattgaaggacaagattcaaactctgattgacaataaggttatcgtagcaaaggagcctgctcctaatgtccgcaacaaccctctgcctgatcacaaaggtggggacattcacatgatcgagatcgaagatgactgggaccccaagggatcgataggattgattactgaggatgatgagccaaagaaactagcagtcacacttaacccgattaTTGTGCAGAACCAACCCTCCAGgggcgatgaagtaaacatgtctacgcctctcgaatttgaagcaccttcttctgcgaaggtggccgggccaattgaggttgagtttggggctccaaaggcacctgtactctttgaagttgctgtgttaccaccgagggtacccatccctgtagcaatgtcagacataacaccgttccactcaaatgccataccataggattacacagctgaagcaaggaggaaaggaaagaccaagacgAAGAAGCAATTGCTgtgcagggtatgaccagaataggcagggtttacactctagagcacctagctgagtccagtaagcaagcctcgggacggactactgaaactggtcccgatgatctttggaggaaaatacaagctaaggagtattcgatcgttgagcagttgaacaaaacaccagcacaaatctccatcctagctcttttacagagctctgacgcacacaaaaatgccttgatgaagatattgagcgaagcttatgtacccagcaacataactgggggagaaatggcaaatatggtaggacaaatactggaaagccacaaaatcaccatccacgaagatgagctgccgccggaaggactgagtcacaacatggccctacacatcaccgcgcaatgcgaggattacttcgtcactagagtcttgatcgatggaggctccatcctcaacatctgtccgttgataactctcagaacattgggaaaaaGCCTGCACGaaatcaaagatggggccatcaatgtcaaagccttcgatgggtcccaaaggtctattATCGGAGAaatcagcctatgcttgcaaatggggccaacctggttcgacgttgactttcaagtgataaatatcccagcatcctacaatttgctgttgggacgaccatggatccatgccacttgagctgtagcatcgaccctgcatcaggcagtgaagttcgaatagaatcaccaagaggtgatcattcatggtgaTGGTaacaaccccatatatagtcgccagaccatcccgataattggaggcagaaggagaatatgcggagaaacataccaccacattgaaagagtcaacgctgtagacaaagataaatggtgggataacaagattgaaagtatcctgaattggtgtggacacgaacctggaaagggactcggcaaaaacctccagggaatcgccaaacccatcaagctgaagaaacatgacactacatttggtttggggtatgagtacacttgggaggagttcaatcactggtctccaccatggcgcggtccctactacccactggagcatccgatacctcacctggagcaATTTTCAGCCggcagatactatatatgggtcggaggaagatgaagcttTGGCAaccgtgaagaatctgttcccggaggatgatgatatggactgctgtgttattttcgaggaggaaggggatgaaggcccttctatacaagttgtgaaccaaGGAGAGTGCCTCAGCAATTGGTcgatcagaaccaccagggcccggaaagctttggggtagcaaggctgaacaaaagcaccatattttactttttactagctgattttatttccgcattgtctttaattctgaaaagagctctgatactcaaaacaattacgaatttaatcgaagcatttcagtttattatatatctcgctcttattatttttttatcattcactttattttacacaacattactattacttgccttgatgatgaaccaacgattgtgacttgcaacgagacaatgcaacaaacggatacagactcagaagaggatgatataccagaagaggtcgtcagaggagttgagaattttgaaaataggcctaagtctaacttggacgaaactgaggtcgttaatatGGTAGATACagggaatgtcaaagaaacacgcatcactattcacctgtcaccatcagaaaagaaagaatacacggagttcctaaaggaatatgaagacatattcgcctggtcatatgatgatatgaatggtctcagcacatccattgtagctcacaaactgccaacagatccaacatgcccgccggtaaagcagaagctcaggaaattcaaacccgacatgagtttgaaaatcaaagaagaggttaccaagcaagtcaaagccaaggttatcagggtagtagagtatccgacatggttagccaacatcgtgccagtgccaaaaaaggatgggaaagttagagtttgtgttgattaccgggatcttaatcgggtcagtcccaaagacgacttccccttgcctaacatacacattcttatcaacaactgcgccaagcatgagttgcagtcttttgttgattgtttcactgggtatcatcagatatggatggatgaggaagatgcagagaaaacggctttcatcacacCGTGGGTAATATACTGTTACAACatgatgtcattcggtttgaagaacgctgatgccacctacatgagagccatgactaccatctttcatgacatgatacacaaggagatagaggtatatgtggatgacgtcatcatcaaatccaagaaagccagggatcacatggcagatctaagaaaattcttcaacagactgaggaggtacaatctgaaactgaatcacgccaagtgtgcattcggggttcctgttagaaaattattgggtttcattgtgattcgtcgaggaatagaattggatccatcaaaggtcaaagctatccaagaattgccgccgccaaagaacaagaaggacgtgatgagtttcctgggaagactcaactatatcagctgGTTCATAGCTTAATCCACGGTCATTtatgaacctatcttcaaaatgttgaagaaggacgctgctaccaacACTACTACAAAAAAGGCCTTTGGCGGCAATTATTTAGCTGCAATAAGGCAATTGCCGCTAATAAATTCTTTAAGCTTAAATATTAGCGGCATATGACCATTAGCCACTAAAAAATAACCCTTTATCGGCAATAAAAATTAATTGccattaaaaattaaaaataacctTTAATTTTATGCCCAAATTTTCAtcgcaacaagttttttttttaaatttccctCCCCCAAATTATTAATCTTTCCCTCTATATTTTTTAGGACAAAATCGAAGATTCCCTCCAATCAGTAATTCAGCGGAAACCTATCCCTCCTATGATTCCTTCATCGACTTGAATCAGAAAATTAGGAAATATGATTCCTTCATCAACTTGAATTAGAAAACATATTCCTTCGTTGAACTGGAGACGGACGAGACGATTTGTTGTCAAAATCGCACTTATATATAGGTCGTCGGCCAGCCTTTTGCCCAGATAACTGCATTTCTTTCTGAGGTATTTTCTCTGTTTACCCAGCCAATGCGATTAACAGTTGAGTTTTGGATTGTGCTGCTCGATTATGCTCTATCGTCGTTGTTAGTATTCTCTGTTATATCCGTTTCTCACTTCTATTTTCGTGTAGGTTTGAAGATTGTTTCAGAACTCATTCTTCTCCTTCAATTTCTTGTATTTATTGGCAAAGACATCTGCTTACCAGGTACGAATTTGTGCCTTCACCTGTTGGGATTTGAGATTTGCGAAAGTTTAATTTTTTCTGCATATGCCCGTTGTTTGTGATATCCGACTGCTGTTAAATTGAGGTGGGATGATTGGGTTTATTCCTCCTCTGTTCCGTGActgtttttctaatttttttcctCTGTTTTCTGCTATTCATGTGATTATTCAGAAATTTCTAAGTGTCGTCGATGCATTGAATCTACCACTAGTCGAGATGTTGTATGTAATTTTCATTGTCGTCGATGCATTGTGGTGtcaaatttttatattttcattGTCGTCGATGCATTTGTTCCTTTGTATATTTTCTGTTATTCTTGTCATTGTTCAAAAATTTTCATTGTCGTCGATGCATATCTGTTTCAAATCCTCCGTAGTCGATGCATATCACTGTTAAAGTTATTTGAAGAAAACTACGAGGCTGCATCAGAAGCTTATTCACAGTATACTCAGATTGTTGGTTTCTAGTTTCGAACAAAAAGTGGGTGGTTATCTTTCCTGTTTTTGTTTTTCATCGTCCTTTTTACTGTTCAAAAGGTTCCCCTTCGTCAGGGAATAACGGGTAGGAGGGAAGAAGAATACAGAAGGGTGGTTAAGAGGTTCCTTATAGATATACTAAAATATGCATCCCCATTCTTTATCCTGGTGTCAAGCTTCCTGTATCACTTTTATCTTGGTAAGAAAGCTTGATGAGCACTTGTTGCACGAACTATTGTCAACAAGTTGTTAAAGGTGAAATTGATGTAACTTTCTACATTAAATAAACATGGAATAAGTGATCTGAAGGAGCTGTTTACACTTTGTATATCTATTTTCCCTATCATTCTTGAGTAGAATATGCCATGTATAAGCTTTTCAACTACATTTTCATGATAGAGATGCAAATGCCTACAGGAGATAATAAGTTTTCCAACTATTCTTGGTATTGGCATTGTAAAAAAATGCTCAATCGTGCTGattattccactaaaaactaAGAAGAAACTTCTCCTTTTTGTTTATTTTACACCATTTTCTGGAATTTCCCGAGCAGGTGGGATCATATTCCTTGGTAACATTGCATGCTTGCAGTTTTACTGTTTGAAGAGAAATTCAAATTTCTAGGTTTAATTCCTTTACCTTGTCAATATGTAGTACCTGTAAACACTAAACATTGATAAGCTCAGTGAAGTTTTTGCCTTTTTTTCAATTCCCTAGTCTTATTCACTACCCAATATTCCTTCATTCACGTTCATGTAAACTACATCCAGATAGCAGTTGAATAGTCTTTTGTGGTTAAGACTCTACACCTTTTAGATGACTGTGTTCTGCCTATGTGTATTTCCTTAAGTAATACAGAAGACTTCTGCCTGAGATGAACTTTATGATTAAATAAATTTCCGTTTAATAGCTTTAATtgtgaaaataatatttttgagcCATGGAATTACCTGCTAATAGGATGATTATTTTATTTTAGCTACATTTTTCATTAATTCCACCTTTTTACTAACGTATTTTTAGCTCTTTCAGTaattatagaaaagaaaagactaTCTTGAACGTCATCGACAATCCTACAAATAAAAGATGGATGTATTGTGAAAGAGTTAGTAAAGAATATTTGGATGGAGTAGAGGATTTTTTAAATCATGCCTTTTCTGAAAAACAAGATGGAGAAAAAATTGCATGTCCTTGTACGGAGTGTGTGCTTATCCATCAAGTAAATCGGGCTACAACATATGATATTGTGGTTAATGGTATTATACCATCCTATGATACTTGGTTTTGTCATGGTGAGTCTCTAAAGGGATCAAACAATGCTGAAGCAAATAATCGCAGTCAGTCAAACTCAAAGGGATGATGATATGAGAGGAATGATACATGATGCATTTGCAGGTATTACATAGTTCATGGATACCGACGTTAGTGAATTAGGTGGCGTAGAGCATAACTTACAAGAGAATACTACTCAAATATCTGGAAATCAATCGCATCCAGAGGTGGATAAGTTACATGTAGATGATTGGAGAAATTTTGACAAGGAGGAAAAGAAGAAATTGGTGGATTTTGTGAGGGTATGGAGtagttattattatttatttatttatttgttttattattattattattattattattattattattattatatgaaTGGGTTCAATCTTTTATAcatgatattttttttttattttttagaagaaGTTCTCTATCCCAAGACGAGGAGAAGCTTATGTCCTAAAGTCACTAGGAAAGAAATGGAAAGATTACAAGTGTGAGTTAAGAGGTGAGTATTTGTGAAAATATAAGACTAAAGACCTTTTGCTGAAAAATAGACCAAGTCGCATACCGAGGGATCAATGGAGTGGTCTTGTCGCTTATTGGCTTTCAGATAAAGCTAAGGTATTAACaaatctttaaaacacctcaaGTTGATTATTTTCAGTGTTTTAATTTTAGTGATGCTCTATTTTTATGTATAATTTATACGATATCATTTTAATATTTCAACGACAGAGGCGTTCCCAATCAAATAGAAATAATAGGGCCAATCAAAAGATGCCTCACACAGGAGGATCCAAAAGTATTGCTACCTTGATGGATGAGCAGGTAAACTTGTTCAAATTACTAACTAtaatgttttaattttttttccacGTATATCTTACATCAATTTTATTGTATTAGGCTGTAAATGGGATAGAGCCTACACGAGCACAAGTTTTCATATTAACT
This genomic stretch from Nicotiana sylvestris chromosome 9, ASM39365v2, whole genome shotgun sequence harbors:
- the LOC138878181 gene encoding uncharacterized protein; amino-acid sequence: MDTDVSELGGVEHNLQENTTQISGNQSHPEVDKLHVDDWRNFDKEEKKKLVDFVRKKFSIPRRGEAYVLKSLGKKWKDYKCELRDKAKRRSQSNRNNRANQKMPHTGGSKSIATLMDEQAVNGIEPTRAQVFILTYTKRKDGRPLDDDSVKAIVFGNDKSGYVRGLGLGPTPSGLWGSKSSLENIIGEDSSNEAVQRLTQEITELKDKHNEEMNLMKQN